Within Candidatus Goldiibacteriota bacterium HGW-Goldbacteria-1, the genomic segment TACCCTAAGGAGCCTATGATGCCGGCAAAAGTGAAGTTTGGTGTAATAGTATTTCCGGGTTCTAACTGCGATGCCGACTGTAAATGGGCGGCAGAAGAACTTAACCAGAGCGTTGAATACATCTGGCATGATTCAAATAAATCCGCGTTAAATAAGTATGATGTAATAATAGTGCCGGGCGGTTTTTCTTACGGCGATTATTTAAGGTCCGGCGCCATTGCAAGGTTCGCGCGCGTTATGGACGGTATGAAGGATTTTTCGGAAAAAAAAGGCAAGTATGTAATTGGCATCTGCAACGGCTTTCAGATACTGCTGGAAGCGGGAATTTTGCCCGGCGCCATGCTTGTAAACAAAAACCTTAAATTCATATGCAAATACATCAACCTTTCGGTTGAAAATACCGACACCCCTTTTACAAGTAAGTTTGCCAAAGGGCAGGTAATAAAGGTTCCGATAGCGCATCAGGAAGGCAATTATTTTACTGATGATAAAGATTTAAACGGGCTTATTAAAAATGACCAGATTGCTTTCCGTTATTGTGACGCAAAAGGTAATATTAACGATAATACAAATCCCAATGGTTCGGTTTACGGGATTGCGGGAATAACCAATAAGCGCGGAAACGTGCTTGGAATGATGCCTCATCCGGAACGGGCAATGACGGTTCAGCTTGGTTCCACGGACGGCAGGCTGGTTTTTGAATCCATCGTAAATTACATCAAGAAAGCCTAAGGAGACCAAGATGGCGCGGAAAAAAGCAAAGAAAAAAACAGTGAAAGAAAAAGCCATGCAGATAGAATATAACGGCTTTGAAATCACGCCGGCAATAATAAAAGAACACGGGTTCAAAGAAGGCGAATACGAAAATATTCTTAAGATAATGGGGCGCACCCCCACTTATGTTGAACTTGGAATCTTTTCCGCGATGTGGTCAGAACACTGCAGCTACAAGCACAGCAAGACCACTTTAAGAAAATTTCCGCATAAGGGAAAATACGTAATTCAGGGGCCCGGAGAAAACGCCGGCATCATAGACAGCGGCACTGACCTTGCAGTGGCATTTAAAATAGAATCGCACAACCATCCGTCTGCTGTAGAACCTTTTCAGGGCGCGGCTACCGGCGTGGGCGGAATATTAAGGGATGTATTCACGATGGGCGCAAGGCCTGTGGCGAATTTAAATTCGTTAAGGTTCGGCAGCCCGCAGTCAAAAAACACCCAGCGCCTTCTGCCGGGTGTGGTTAAAGGCATCGCGTTTTACGGCAACTGCGTGGGCGTGCCCACTGTCGCCGGTGAAACAGTATTTGAAGACTGCTATGAAGACAACTGCCTTGTAAACGCCATGACAATCGGCGTGGTGGAAAAGAAAAAAATAATAAAAGCAACTGCCAGGGGAATAGGCAATTCCGTAATGTACATAGGGGCGGCCACCGGCCGCGACGGCATACACGGCGCCACTTTTGCGTCAGCTGAACTTACGGCAGAAACCGCGGAAAAACGCAGCAATGTTCAGGTAGCGGACCCGTTCATGGAAAAACTTCTGCTTGAAGCGACCTTAGAATTGATTGACCTCAATATAATGGAAGGCATCCAGGATATGGGCGCGGCGGGCTTAACTTCCAGCGGAACAGAGATGGCTTACAGGGGCGGCGTGGGAATAGAGCTGTGGATGGATAAAATACCCCAGCGCGAGAAAAACATGAACGCTTATGAAATAATGCTTTCTGAATCGCAGGAGCGCATGCTTTTGGTTGCCAAGAAAGGCAAAGAAAAAGCGGTTGAAAAGGTTTTAAATAAATGGGGTCTTCACGCGGTGGTAATTGGAAAGGTAATAAAAAAGCCTCATCTTGTAATTATTGAAAAAGGCAAAATGGTTGCGGACATGCCTAATTTTCCGCTTACAGACAGCAAGCACCCGCTTTTTCCGCTTAAACATCAGAAAGGCGTAAAACCAAAATACCTTGAAACCAGCAATATTAACCCTGATAAAATACATTCGCCGGAAGACCTTACAGGCACGCTTAAAAAACTTATCGGGTCGCCCAACATAGCTTCAAAAGCGGCAATCTGGGAAGAATATGACCACATGGTGCAGACAAACACGGTGACACTGCCGGGTTCCGATGCCGCGGTCATAGATGTAAAGGACAGGGATTTTATGATAGCCACGTCAGTTGACTGCAACGGCAGATATACATATCTTGACCCGTACAAAGGCGGCGCAATTGCAATTGCGGAATCCGCAAGAAACGTAAGTTGTTCCGGCGCGGAGCCAGCTGCATTTACCAACTGCCTTAATTTTGGCAATCCCGAGAATCCGGAAATTTTCTGGCAGTTTGAAAAAGCGGTGGAAGGCATGTCTGATGCCGCAACAGCATTAAAGACGCCTGTTATTTCGGGCAATGTAAGCTTCTATAACGAAAGCCCAAGCGGGGCTATTTACCCCACACCTACAGTGGGTATGGTGGGATATATAAAAGGAAAAGAAAAAAAGTATGTGAAACAGTATTTTAAAAGTAATGACGACGCCATACTTATGATAGGCCACACCAAAGACGAAATAGGCGCTTCTGAATATTTAAAAGTGGTGCACGGCCTTATAAAAGGGCCTGTGCCTGATATTGACCTTGCCCTTGAAGTAAAGGTGCAGAAAACAGTGCGCGACGGCATAAAAGCCGGCCTTGTAAAATCGGCCCACGATATTTCCAAGGGCGGACTTGCGGTAACCATTGCTGAATGCTGCATAACCGGAAAAATACACGGCGACCCGATGATAGGCGCGTATGTGGACCTGCAGAGCGACATGAGGCCGGATTCGTTATTATTCGGCGAGACACAGTCCAGAATAATTGTAACGTGCGCGAAAGCGGACGTTCATAAATTAAAAAAACTTGGCGCCAAAAATAACGTGATAATAAGCGAGATTGGCAAAACCGGCGGTGAAAAATTGATAATAAATATTGACTGGGCGGCCAAATCAAATTCAAAGAAAATTTCCGTGTCAGTGCAGGAGCTTGAAAAAATATGGTCAAACGGAGTAAACCAATATGTGTGATTGCATGGATCATCCTAAAGAAGCCTGTGGCATCGTGGGTGTATACGGCCACCCGGAAGCATCTACTTTAACTTATCTTGGGCTTTACGCGCTGCAGCACAGGGGGCAGGAAAGCGCCGGCATAGTGACTGTTGATGAAAACAGCAGGGCGCGCGAAATAAAAAGCATGGGCATTGTTGCTGATATATTTGACGAGAAAAAACTGTCGTTTTTAACCGGAAGCATGTCCATAGGCCACGTCCGTTATTCAACAACCGGTTCATCCGTTATTGAAAATGCGCAGCCTATAAAGGTTGACTATGTAAAAGGGCCTCTGGCTGTTGCGCACAACGGCAACCTTGTTAACGCGGATGTAATAAAAAGCAAGCTGGAAGAAGACGGGTCCATATTTGAATCCACCGCGGACAGCGAAACCCTTGTCCATTTAATTGCAAAAAATAATAAACTGGAATTCGTGGAATCTGTAAAAAAATCACTTGCGGAATTAAAAGGCGCTTTTTCTTTTGTGGTCTTAAACAAAGACTGCCTGATAGCCGCCCGCGACCCAAACGGGTTTCGCCCGCTTGAAATAGGAAAACTTGACGGCGCGTACATAGTGGCGTCAGAGACCTGCGCGTTTGACCTTATGAACGCGGAACATATAGGCACAGTGGAACCGGGAGAAGTTGTAATTTTTGATAAAAATGGAATGAGGTCGGAAAAGTTCGCGGAGCGCGGAAGAAGCGCAATGTGCATCTTTGAATTCATATACTTTGCAAGGCCGGATTCATATATTTTCGGCAGAAACGTTTCTGATATCCGTAGGGAACTTGGAAGGCAGCTTGGGCGCGAATCTCATGTGGACGCGGATATTGTAATACCGGTTCCGGATTCAGGCGTATCAGCCGCAATAGGTTATTCTGAAGGCACGGGTGTTAAGTTTGACATGGGGCTTATAAGAAACCATTATGTGGGCAGGACGTTCATTGAACCTTCTCAGAATATCAGGGATTTTGGCGTAAGGATAAAATTAAACGCGGTTAAACCGCTGTTAAAAGATAAAAGGGTTGTGGTTGTGGATGATTCCATAGTCCGCGGCACGACAAGCAGAAAGATAATAAAGATGATAAGGAACGCCGGCGCGAAAGAGATTCATTACAGAATATCTTCGCCGCCCATTTATAACCCGTGTTTTTACGGAATGGATTTCCCCACTAAGACAGAACTTATAGCCAACAGCCACACATCTGAAGAAATAAAAAAATATCTGCGCGTTGACTCTTTTGCGTATCTTACAATTGACGGGCTTATAAAATCAGTATCCGGAAGAAAAGACAAGTTCTGCATGGCATGCTTCGACGGCGACTATCCCGTAAGCTTGGACGTATCAGGGGATGTGAATAAGATTAGATTTGAAAAGTGTTAAATAGTATCAGTATTTGTAGTGTTTTATAGATTTTGTAGGGACAGCGCTCCCGCGCTGTCCGTGTTTTTAAAATAAATAATAATGCCAGCACATATAACTTTTATCTAATCTTGTCCTTTATTGTAGAGGCATAATATATTACGTATCGGAACGGGACATGCCCAAAAATTGCGAGTTTTATATAAAGATTAAAATAATAATCGTATTTTTTGAAAAAAGTTGGTTAAGAGTTTTAGATTTAAAGTTAAGTTGTTAAAAACTGTGACTATATCCCAGTGTAAGTATATTAACGGTGTTGTCAGGGAGATAAGAAATGCGGTAGTTAATAAATATTCCTCCCCAATCAAAATCCATGCTTGTATATAAACCCAGTACAAAAAGTCTTATAGCTATATAAGGTTTGTCATACTTAATAGTATCAGAATAGAACATTGTATTGTCTGCGTCATCATAGTATTTATCTATATCTGTTTTACTTTCGAAGAAGATATAATTTGGTCCATAAGACGGGCTTACTTTAAGAAAGTCAAAAAACACAAAAGTATATCCCACAGAAGGAATAATACTGAAAAAACTGTTTTGTGTTTCGGTTTTTATTGTAAAATTCGGGGGTGAATATTCCAGGTAAGGCCTTGGTAGTGATGCGTTCCAGGACTTGTGTTTTTTGATAAAATTATAACTTAATGAAAAATCTATAAACAAATTTTTATTTTCTTGGAAGTAGTGTCTGTAAGAAATGCCATTAAAAACACCCAATATGTTTGTTGATATCTCATTACTATCCGGCAGTATTAAGCCGGATTCTATTGAAAAACTGTTATTAGCATATACCCGTGTAAATGCTGTAAATAATAATAAAATAAAGATTATATTTTTCATTTAAATATGTTATCATAATTTAATGTTTTTTGAAACTAAAAAATGAAGGGTTTAGGGTGATGAAACTAAAATTATTTCTATATATTATTTTTATTCCTTTGATTTTAGGTGGGTGTTTTGATACTCAGGGTGTGCCTCCAGATTATCCTTTTGGTCAAGAATTATGGAACTTTGAAGATAATGGTATATGTAGGTCTGATGGGTATATTTCTGTTTCTTATAATATCTTCACTGGATCAGGCTTTTGTGGTGAAAAATTATTATTGGAGAATGATACTGATATTAAATTAGATTGTGGTATTCAGGTTGATCTACCAGGGAATACGGAAAATCAGAGTTGTATTGAATGCAATAGAGAGACAAATTATTTTTCGGATTCTTATAGAGAAGAAAACATGAATTCAACGTTTCCTGATAGGATTGGTAAATTAAGGATATTTATTAAACCAGTCAACGAACCTGGTGGTTGGAATCCCACAACTACTGTTTATAAAGATTTTGATATTGCAATGCCGTTTAAAATGAGCGATCCACCGGAATCGAATAATTTCGCTTGGAGTCGTGCGTTAAAAATACCAATTGATCCAGCCTGGAAATTTGATGATAAAGATGAGCTGACAGTTTATATTCGATTTGCTATAGAACGACAAGATAGATTGTCTCAAATCTATAAGTGTCAATATTTGGGTCTGTTAAATTGGCAATGCATATCTTGGAAAGCGCATAAAAGAGATTATAAATACATTGAGCAAATGATTACTTTAAAGAAGAATGTAAGTGATTGTATTGAACCGGCGAAATTACCTTATTGTTCTCCTTTGATATATTCAACACCAAATCCTACACTTACAGCTGTTTATGTTATGACCGTATCTGCATATAACACAATGGTTTCAGTTCGTGATACCCAAACTGCGACCGCCCGATTATCTTATACACCTACCCCGACTTTTGATTCTGATGAATATATACAAGGTGAAATAAATGCCACAAAAACTGCAATTGCAGAGCAATCGGAGCAAACATATTTAAATGCAACAGAAACGATGATTCAAGAAGTTTTTGAATCTATGAGAGCAACTCAAACAGAGGTTGTACAGGCGACAGAAACTGCATTAGCGAATGCTACAATGACAGTAACTATTACAGATAGTGATTATTTTTATGTTGAATATTTTCCAGAAAACGCGAATGATTTTGTTAAAGTTCATTATATGTTGTACAATGCTGCAAGCGAGGTGAAGGTACAAATAAAGAGCGGGGAAACGGTAGTTCTTGAAAAAACTGATTTAAGCAAAGCCATTGGTGAAAATATTTGGACATGGGATTTTAAAAATAATGAAGGCGTTATAGTAAAACCATGGGAATATGAATTAGTAGTATTTGTTAATGGTTTGCCGATTCAAAGTATTGAAGATACCCCCTGCCGCATAGGTGTTTTCAATAATAATGAGTTTAATGTTGAATTCAAAACGGAGAAAAGTTCTTTTGCGGTTGAGTGTACTCCTGTAGATAATTCGGACGTATTTAGAAATCCTTATCCGGGTCCACAACATCAGTCGAAATATATGGGTGGTTTTAAAAGTAATTTTCTAGGAACTGATCTTTACTATCCTTCAAGAATAAAAAAAATATATTACAAAGATGATAATTCTCTAGTGCTATTTAATTCGGAAAATGCTGAGGAAGTGACGGTTAATTCATTTATGTATTTGGGATATACTACGACATCATATTCAATTGCGGTTCAACAGCTGCAAAGAATGCTTAATATTGTTTTGACTAGTTATAGAAATTATATTGGTGAAGGTGTTTTTGATTATACTAGAATTAAACAAGATGGATTATGGGGAAATGATTTGAATTCTGCTGTTGAAAAGTACATACAGTATCGTAGAATTATTAAGCGTGATCTTGCGTTTGGGGAATATTCAAATGTAACGGATGATATTTTACATATGTATCATAATTTAGGTCCGCTTTCTCCTCAATTGGTTACTGATTATTATAGAAAGTATGTTGTTAATTCTGCATTTCTGGAAGTGTTAATGGAAGAAGCTAAGATTTATGATAACATAACTCCGTTTGATCCCGAATATGATGGAATGGCTTTTCGAGATAGTTTATTTGATTTAATTGATTCATTAAGTGCAGATTTTTCGATTAGGCCTGAAAGTATTGAAGTTAATATGTTTGCTGCTTTTTTAAAAGCGATTATTCAAAAAGAATCGTATTTTATTCATATGAGAAGTTGTGGGGAAATCACATTTTCGGCTACTAAAGCAAGAGGGTATGGGCAGCTTACTGATGTGGCTATTACGGATGACAGAGGGAAAACGAAAGATTATTTAGAAGAACCAGTTGGAGAGAAAGTATATCAATCACAAATTAATCTTGGTTTTACGGCAAGGTTTTTAGCACAGATGATTGATGACACGTATTATTCTTTTCCAAGTAGTACATATAATCTAGATAGTTTTAAAAGAATTAAATTAGCAGCAGCTTTTTATAATACTGGAATGGGTTATGTTGTAACGAATGGATTCAGTATTTTCAAGTATTTAGGTATTGATACTCCTGCGGAATTCGCGTCATCGAAATATAGTAACGATGTGGAAAAGGTGGTTGAAGCGGCAATTACTAAAATGACAAATGCCAATAAAACGACTGTTTCAAAAGTGGTAGGTACAAGGACATATACGATAAAGCTAAGTAAATTGCAAGAGTTGAGGAGTTACTTAAATGCGATTTTTATTAATGAGACCAGATATTTGGGCGATACAAGCATAAGTTATAATGGTTATTATGGTTATTATCTTTCAAATTCTGATGATACGACTTTTAAAAATACATATTTTGGGAGGATTGCAAATTGAAGAAAATATATATGTTGTTATTTATGTTTGTGTTAACTTGTAATCTGATTGCAAATAAAACTATTTCGAGTCAAGATAATCAGGTAATCATCAGGGAAGATTTAAATCAAGATAGTGTAATAGAATCAATAGTTCAACCTGTTTCTGTTCATGATAAAGCTCAAATAAAATATTTAGATAAAAACAATGTAGAAAAGATTATTGAAAGGGATATTGCTGAACTAAATGGACAAGAAACTGATGGTGTTGTTGAATATATAAATGTGATAGGACCAAGTGATAAAAAAAGTGTTATTTATTGTGGTAACTTGTACAGGGTCCACGAAGAACGTGATTATTTGGCTGGTTTTTTTGTGACTATTTACAAGTTTAATGGAACGGATTTTCGTCGTGTATATGAAGCGAATGTAGATTATAGTATTGATGTTAGCAAGCTGAAGAGGGTACAGAAGAGTTCAAAAGGCGGGTTAACGGAAAAGGATTCAATTAAATTTGTATTAGTAGATCAAAAAAAAATGTATCTACTTGTTCAAGGTGATGTAAATGCATATGTTTTTGATGAAGGTGGTTTAATTAAAACTATTAAACTGCAAAAAAACACTGATGAAATAGATTCGTTTGTTTATATAAAAAAAGATGATGAGATTAAACTTATTATAAAGAAATTTGGGATGAATAAAATTAAGATTTGGTCGTCAAAGACAAATACAATTGTAGACTATTTTACAATAGAATCAGAAGAACCTATAAGTACTTTTATGGGTTATGATACAAATGATGAAATCATGGTGCGTGTTAAAAAAGGACTTGAATACAGGATGAAAAAAATTAAATATGACAAAATTCAAAAAAAGATTAATGAAATTTCAGAGGAAAAGTATGAAAAAGTTTATTAAAATAGTATTTTTACTTATTATTGGTATTTTTTTAATGAATTCATTTGCATTCGCGGAAATGCAAAGAATGAAATATGACGGTAAAGAATTATATATAGATAATTTAAAATGCATAAAAGAATTTAAAAATATTCTTTTTAATGGTATACAAGATGTTGCTGTGGTTAAAGTAAATGGAGATCCTTTGGATGACGCTACAGGTAATGAAACGTCATCAATACCCACCGCTTTTGCTTTGGATAGAACGGGTTATGTTATTTGGAGTTCATTCAATGATAAAGATGATAAATTTAAATTTGATGTAACTAATGTTAAAATGGTATTTCCGCAAGGTATGGCGTGTGATGCCACGGATAAACTTATTGTTACAGATACGTATAATGATAGACTATTAGAATTTACAATATCGATTAAGAGAGATGAGAGTGACAATAAAGTTGGAATAAAATTGGAACAAACTGCAATTTATGGCAGTACTGGAATAAATTTAGGTGCTTTTGATAGACCGTGGGGTGTTTGTTATGATTACGATGGAAATATTTATGTAACAGATGTAAATAATTTTAGAATTCAGAAATATAATAAAGATAATTCTACGTGGTATTCTTTTGGTGAGGGAAAAGGAAAAGGAAATTTTAAATTTAAATTTATTAGCGATGTTGCTGTCGATAGGAATGGTAATATTTTTGTTTGTGATAATGGTAATAACAGGATTGTAAAGTATGATGCTAATTTTAACTATCTTGGTGAAACTCAAGGTGTTGACGGGGCAGGTAATGTTTTAAATAAAGGATATAACAAATTGGATGTCGATAATTATGGTAACGTATATGCGATAGTGTCTTCGAAGGGAATGGTATATGTTTTGGGAAATAATCTTACTGGTATTTCCGAATCGTTTCAATATACGACTGCGAAATCGGTAGCTGTCTGTAAAAAAACAAATAGAATAATTATTGCGGGCGAAATGCAAGGGCACATATATAAGATTGGTGCTACAATAAAAAACGCATTTCTTTCTTTTAATACTATTTGGTCAAAAACAAACGGTAGTGAGTATTATAGCAATGATTCGAAAATTAATTTTGATGTTACAACTCCGGGTGGTGTTTTAACAATAAAAACGTATCGATTAGGAGATTTAACGTCAGGAGTTGTTAATTTTTTTTCTTCGTTATTTATTCAACCACCTCAAATAAAGAAAAGTGAAAGTTTTGGTTTCGTAACTTCTAATAATTATACGATGAGTGTTTTACCTTTTGACCAAGAGGGGGTAAAGTATCCTGAGGGTTTATATTCTTGCAGTGTGAATATAGAAGATAGTATTTTTCCTAACATGTCTAATAATGAAATATTAAGTTTTAAAATTATTTATGATGATATTCCGCCTGTTGTTAAAAACATATATATATTTGATAGGGAAGCGGTAGATGAAAGAAACGGCTATATTTTTATTCGTTCGGACGCCAGATTTGGAATACAAGCTATTGACGAGGACAATTTTTCTAATACGAGAGGGTACATAACGAATAATGGTTCTGGAATTAAACAGTATCAGTATTGTGTGGGAAGTGGTACAAATTGGAGTGAATGGAGAAACGTTTCGAAAAAAGAAGCTAAATTTAGTTTGCGGGATACGGATGGAAGTTATGGGATAAATAATATAGTGTATTTGAAATGTCGTGCGATAGATAATGTTGACAATATTGGCGTGGAATATCAATATGAAAAACCGATTCATATCGGATGGGAAAAAATTAATAATTTCTGGGCGGATGGGGTTTATAAGGTAAGTGATACGGAAATTTGGTTTCGTGGCGGGAATATTAATAAATTTAAAGATAATAGGGAAAATAAAAACGTAAAATTAAAGGATGTTTATCCCTATAATTTGTATGACGATGTAATGAGATATAATGGAAAAGAATTTGAATTTATAGCACTTGATGAGGCTAAGATTCTACCCGAAAATATTATTGGTTACAGGTCAGGCGTTGATCCGGGCGATGATGGATTCTTTGATTATGATATTTGTGTTCCTAAATCCCGTTTTGTAGTTGGTTTGGACAAGTATGTTTTTGGTCCTTTGAGTTATTGGGATAAAAGGGGGACGGTAAAAAACTATTCTAAGTATACGGAAATAATGAAAACTAATAATGGGCATCTTCATGATGACCAATTCTCAATGGATGCGGCTCTTAATATTTACGACGCCGTGTATCCATATAAAGCTTTTATTGTAGGTACTGACGGTAACATATATGGCGTTGATGAAAACTATAATGTAAGTTCCCCGCTACATTCGTTTGGTACGCAGTTAACCAAAATTAAAATCGGTGAAAACGGATTGTATTATGTTTTATCAACAGATAAAAAAATATATAGAAATAACGCTGTAAATGATTTGGTTAATTGGACGCAAATAAATCCGGATACAGCCTATAATTCCATACTTACTGATTGTCATTTTTTTTCTGACGGTTCGGGATGGGTTCTGGGTCAGAGCGGTATTATTGGATTTTATGACGGTGCTGTCTGGGATTTTTCTTATTCCAAGGTATGGCCAAGCAATGTTACGATGAATTGTATTTATATGAAGGATAAAGATACAGGATGGATAGCCGCAGGGGGAGGAAGGCTTTTTCAGTGGAATCATAATACAAAAATCTGGGATGAAACAATTCCGTGGCCTGATTTTACCGGAAATTATACTTTTGTTGTTGCTGACAAAAATACCCTTTGGATTGGCGGCGCTGTAGCGGCAGAATTTAACATGGAAATTAGTAAAATTTTTGAGCCGGCAATACTGTTAAAGAGCACAATTGGTAAAGAATATATACCTGTCAAAAGGCCGGTTGGATTGGAAGTTGTTTCAAGACCAAATAGCATAATGCTTTCATGGAAGCCGGGGGAAAATGGCGAAGATTATCAAATTATTGGTTACAATGTTTACAGGGGAGAATATGACAATAATGCAGGGCTTAAAAATGCCGGTTATGAAAAATTAAAATATTTACCCGGCAACTCGTTAAACTATACAGATACCGGCGCAGATAAACCGTTAGACCCAAATAAACAATATTTTTATGCGGTAAGCGC encodes:
- a CDS encoding phosphoribosylformylglycinamidine synthase I, with the protein product MKFGVIVFPGSNCDADCKWAAEELNQSVEYIWHDSNKSALNKYDVIIVPGGFSYGDYLRSGAIARFARVMDGMKDFSEKKGKYVIGICNGFQILLEAGILPGAMLVNKNLKFICKYINLSVENTDTPFTSKFAKGQVIKVPIAHQEGNYFTDDKDLNGLIKNDQIAFRYCDAKGNINDNTNPNGSVYGIAGITNKRGNVLGMMPHPERAMTVQLGSTDGRLVFESIVNYIKKA
- a CDS encoding phosphoribosylformylglycinamidine synthase subunit PurL, with translation MQIEYNGFEITPAIIKEHGFKEGEYENILKIMGRTPTYVELGIFSAMWSEHCSYKHSKTTLRKFPHKGKYVIQGPGENAGIIDSGTDLAVAFKIESHNHPSAVEPFQGAATGVGGILRDVFTMGARPVANLNSLRFGSPQSKNTQRLLPGVVKGIAFYGNCVGVPTVAGETVFEDCYEDNCLVNAMTIGVVEKKKIIKATARGIGNSVMYIGAATGRDGIHGATFASAELTAETAEKRSNVQVADPFMEKLLLEATLELIDLNIMEGIQDMGAAGLTSSGTEMAYRGGVGIELWMDKIPQREKNMNAYEIMLSESQERMLLVAKKGKEKAVEKVLNKWGLHAVVIGKVIKKPHLVIIEKGKMVADMPNFPLTDSKHPLFPLKHQKGVKPKYLETSNINPDKIHSPEDLTGTLKKLIGSPNIASKAAIWEEYDHMVQTNTVTLPGSDAAVIDVKDRDFMIATSVDCNGRYTYLDPYKGGAIAIAESARNVSCSGAEPAAFTNCLNFGNPENPEIFWQFEKAVEGMSDAATALKTPVISGNVSFYNESPSGAIYPTPTVGMVGYIKGKEKKYVKQYFKSNDDAILMIGHTKDEIGASEYLKVVHGLIKGPVPDIDLALEVKVQKTVRDGIKAGLVKSAHDISKGGLAVTIAECCITGKIHGDPMIGAYVDLQSDMRPDSLLFGETQSRIIVTCAKADVHKLKKLGAKNNVIISEIGKTGGEKLIINIDWAAKSNSKKISVSVQELEKIWSNGVNQYV
- a CDS encoding amidophosphoribosyltransferase codes for the protein MDHPKEACGIVGVYGHPEASTLTYLGLYALQHRGQESAGIVTVDENSRAREIKSMGIVADIFDEKKLSFLTGSMSIGHVRYSTTGSSVIENAQPIKVDYVKGPLAVAHNGNLVNADVIKSKLEEDGSIFESTADSETLVHLIAKNNKLEFVESVKKSLAELKGAFSFVVLNKDCLIAARDPNGFRPLEIGKLDGAYIVASETCAFDLMNAEHIGTVEPGEVVIFDKNGMRSEKFAERGRSAMCIFEFIYFARPDSYIFGRNVSDIRRELGRQLGRESHVDADIVIPVPDSGVSAAIGYSEGTGVKFDMGLIRNHYVGRTFIEPSQNIRDFGVRIKLNAVKPLLKDKRVVVVDDSIVRGTTSRKIIKMIRNAGAKEIHYRISSPPIYNPCFYGMDFPTKTELIANSHTSEEIKKYLRVDSFAYLTIDGLIKSVSGRKDKFCMACFDGDYPVSLDVSGDVNKIRFEKC